Proteins encoded within one genomic window of Neorhizobium galegae bv. orientalis str. HAMBI 540:
- a CDS encoding RidA family protein — protein sequence MSRQTVNASHATAVGPYSHATWAGDLLFCSGQTPINPSSGRLADGGIAEQTRQCFDNLFQVLEAAGLGGDDVVSVNVHLTDMSDFSHMNRVYATRFSAPYPSRTTIRCSSLPLSGFTTSLRVTTALTYST from the coding sequence ATGTCGAGACAAACTGTGAACGCTTCGCACGCCACGGCTGTGGGACCATACTCGCACGCGACATGGGCTGGCGACTTGCTGTTCTGCTCTGGCCAAACGCCGATCAACCCGAGCTCCGGCAGACTGGCCGATGGCGGCATTGCCGAACAAACACGCCAATGCTTTGATAATCTATTTCAGGTTCTCGAGGCGGCAGGATTAGGGGGCGACGACGTTGTTTCAGTCAACGTCCATTTGACCGACATGAGCGATTTCAGCCACATGAATCGGGTTTACGCCACTCGTTTTTCAGCACCTTATCCCTCGCGCACCACCATTCGCTGCTCCAGTCTGCCGCTAAGCGGTTTCACGACGTCGTTGCGGGTTACAACCGCTTTGACCTATTCGACGTAG